In Drosophila simulans strain w501 chromosome X, Prin_Dsim_3.1, whole genome shotgun sequence, one DNA window encodes the following:
- the LOC27207979 gene encoding probable insulin-like peptide 6: MVLKVPTSKVLLVLATLFAVPALIGSWVPQVAASPLAPTEYEQRRMMCSTGLSDVIQKICVSGTVALGDVFPNSFGKRRKRDLQSVTDLCCKSGGCTYRELLQYCKG; this comes from the exons ATGGTTCTCAAAGTGCCAACGTCCAAAGTCCTGCTAGTCCTGGCCACCTTGTTCGCCGTGCCGGCGCTGATCGGCAGTTGGGTGCCCCAGGTGGCGGCCAGTCCGCTCGCGCCCACGGAGTACGAGCAGAGACGCATGATGTGCTCCACCGGCCTCAGCGATGTGATACAGAAGATATGCGTGAGCGGAACGGTGGCCCTCGGCGATGTTTTTC CCAACAGTTTCGGGAAGCGCAGGAAGCGCGACTTGCAGAGTGTGACCGACTTGTGCTGCAAGTCGGGTGGCTGCACCTACAGGGAGCTCTTGCAGTACTGCAAAGGATAG